The genomic DNA AGTGGAGAAATTGTGTTGAAATCACTATTGCCTTGAAATGAACTTCTGAATCGATTGTCTACTCTTTAGAtttgatttacatttcaaaatgacTCCTCAGGCAGAATATGATAGCAGCACTCAACATCTCCTTAAGCAGTTTAGGTGCATGTTGTTGAAGTCTATGGAATTAGGAACTACATACTGATTTACAATTACAGTTCCACAGTGTTCTATCAAAGGGCCAAAAATATTTGGTTTACATCTAGTTTATTTCCTACCATATAACTTGTCACATTTGTTTCATCATTACagtttggttttagtttttatgtattgtctttctaaactttttatttaaagttttattacataaaatatttgacGTTTCCTCAAATTAAAACTATTAAAGGAGAATTATTCAGAAAAGTCCAGGTTTCATCTCTGCACCCTTTAACCTCTTCACTCCTTTTGCTCAAGgcaaccatttttaaaaactttctattTTCATAAAGAGAGAAGTATGTAAATTAGGTGATAGATAATGACAGATACATAATATAGATAAAATTAGCTGATATAGCTATATATTCCTATTCTCTTCCTCTATCTCATTAAACAAAATGTTGTGTGCTGTACAAACTCTCCTATACCTGTACAAATGTCTTTGGAAGATTATTCTATAGCAGgatgttatttttccttccagcTGCATAGTATTTCACTGTTTGTATCCATATCAGAGGATTCATAAATTCTCCTTTGTTTTCCAGCATTGTCTCTGATCTGCTAAGACAATTATCCATGCAGGATGTTCCTGTAGACAGTAAGTTTGCACACTATCTGGAAGGGTCAGAAATGCATCTTTTCCCCCTAGAGTCCTGGCTTTGTCCTGATGGTCAGAGACTTAGTTATGGGGAAGGCTGCATCCCAGGCCAAGGTGTCAGCATGCCACTGAGTTTATCTgagagacacaaaaagatggacgAGAGCTAGAGTCCACCATTAGTATAATGAAAGGGGTTTACTCAGGTTTAGATTCCTATAAAAAATCagggaaaggggcacctggctggctcagtcagtggaacatttaactcctgatctcagggttatgaattcatgctccacattgggtgtggagcctacttaaaaactaaaaataaacaaaaatataaaaataaaaattcagggacagggacacctgggtgcctcagtcagttaagccttcagCTTAAGTTgagccttcagctcacgtcatgatcccagagcctggGAATGAGTcttacatggggctccctgcttagcagagagtctgtttctccctcttctctgttctctctctctcataagtaaacaaaataaaatcttttttaaaaatcagggacGAAGAGACAAAAAAATGGGATTATAAAAATTCTGAGGACATCATATCCTTATAAGTTACTTGCGTTACATTGCAGGAATATGTTTTTGTTCCCTTTCCTTATCCCATGGTGCAAGGGGACTTGTGTGTTCGTGTTTGAGAACATACCAGTGGAGGACACCACCATCATGTGGGTCATTAGGGGCTTCCTCCTAACTTCAGAAAATATGTCTAATTACAGTATGCGTAAAGcccaaaaataaacagagaatgAAGCAAGGATACTCTCCATGTCCATATCTATGCAAAATTCtagaatacaaatcaaaactattttttattgtgatcCTATCatccctttgtctctttttttacaCTTCTTTTCCCTGAAACTATAGGAAGCAGACGATTTTCACTCCATGTTTATTTGAGGAAAGCTTATAAAGACACACGGGCAGAAGGCGAGTTCCCAAGAAGGGAGGCAGTAAGGGCCGCACGGAAGGAACCGGGAGAGAATGCAGATGAGGTCCTACAGTCACACTGGGGCTTCCAGGTCAAGGACACGGCGGAGGGAGCCACAGGGAGGACAGCTTCTGCAGGGTCACTGACACCAGGGCCAGCCAGATCCTGAGAAAAAACTGTATTTGTGGAAGAATAAGAGCTGGAAGACTTTCACTCTGTGAAGAAGCTGGAGAGGAAGGTTCTTCCTGGAGTGCCACCGTCTCCACGTCAGCTCAGGAGTCCTGCGGAGACAGAGCAGAGTGTTGTTTCCAGACCCACCTCTCCAAGCAGCCGCTCCTCCCTCTCTCAGGACCTCGAGTGAAAGCACTGCAGTAAGAAGAACGTATTCTTAGGTCTCCTGGAAACAAAGCTATTCTATACCATGGGCTTTTAACTAAGTAGAGAAAGGAAGCTTCAGTGTAAACTGCCTGATCACAAGTCGGATCCAAAGTCTTTCCCATTATTTCTGTCTTTCACCTTCACCACCTGTTCCAGGAAAGCCAAATCTATCTCTAAAGAGGATGAAAGAGCATTACCTGTTGGCTGAAGTCCAGAGTGCcctgggaaagagaagggaagatacATATTTAGCAGATACGGAAGTAAATCTGTCCCCACAACAAGGTCCCAGCCCCAGAGCCGCCTCCTTAGAGTTCTGTAACAGCACAACCCATGTCTCACGATGCCAGGGTGGAGCAGGAAGTGAGAGGTGTGACCCAAGAAGTTTCTTTCACATAAGTCCAGTAATTTCATTAGCTTTACTGGCTCTTCCTGCATTTGGCCCAGGATCTCACCTCGAGATCTCCATGCTTGTTAACCTCGTTCTTATCTCTACAGGCCATAATCTCTTACGCTGTAACACAGTAACCATGTGATTTCTGGATTCCTAGGAAATCTGATGTCAAATTGGGAAAGAAAGGCTTTCTACAGGGCCACTGGTACACAGAGAGCTTATTTGATCCAAGCTGTATTTCTCCCCCACAGGAGGTCTCTGGGGAGTCTCAGCTACCAACAGGTGCCTTACCCTTCTGATTCCTGAAGTAGAGGAACAGCCCCACCACCAGGAAGAGCAGACCTAGAACAAAGCCTCCGATTCCACTCAGCATCTTGCTCTGTGCAGAGTCAGACCGTGCCCCTGAGGGAAGAagtcattttaatgatttttactcCAAATTCAACTTCTCTGTTGGAGACTCAGGGATTGAGAACTTTGAGAATGAGGAAGGAAGTCTTCCCTAAAGAAGCAGAATAATTGGCAAATTCtggagaagaaatttaaaatcactttgcATAGATACAAAGTTTAGGCACTGAACTTTTTAAATATCACAGCTCTGACAAATCTGCTACTTCAACATGGATGGGTAAGGATCCTGGGACTCCATGAAGTTCAAGTAGCTCGTGCAGGATGACAGAGCAAATAGAAGGAATCCAAGATTGGATTCTCCTCAAGTCAGGAAGGTCCCTACAATGTACAGGATGTGCCTCTTCTAAGCTCACAATGAACAACTCAGAGCCACAGTGCCCGACGCACAAGGCCAGCCTGAGGCAGGGGACTGGTGCCCACGGTCAAGGCAGAGCCATGACCTATGAGCCATGGAAAGTCTCTAAAAGTGGACAACCTCTTTTCTGTCTGCCAGGCACAACTGCCTCTCCAAGGAATGCAGGATCTGTAGAAATGATTGCAGGATATCTCTAAACTATCAGAGGATTTCTATCACAGGATATCACTCGGCTACCCCGAATGACTCATGCTGAAGAGAAGAGAACATGGGGCAGATGAAAACATGGTGTCAGGAGAGAGAACCCTGACACTCAGGAAGAAGCAAAGTCCCCTGCTTGGTGGGGGAGGAACTGAGGAGGTCAGAGAGCTTCTCACTCCATTCCACGGTGACAGGGTTCATCAAACTTGGGTGCTCCACTTGGCAGGTGTAGACCTCTCCACTCTGAGGAACTGTCTCCAGCATCACCAGGGTCTGGAAGGTCCAGTCTCCATTTCGGATCAGGCCTGTGGACACGACCCCAGCCTCCTCTTCCTGGCCGTTCCGGAACCACCTGACTTCAAGGTGGCCTGGATAGAAACCATTCACAGAGCAGACCAGGAGGTTGTGGTGCTGCAGGGGCCGGGTCTTCGTAGGATACATGGTGACTGTAGGCTCCGCTAGAAGAGAAGTGGTAGAGGGACTCAGTGAGGAAGACAGAGTCAGTCTCCCTGGTTGGCTGCCTGGCTGCCTCCAGGCTCTGGTCCCAGGCTgagtctcaagcaggcttcccccGAAGCTGGCCACGTGGCCCAACAGAGCCAGTATCATGAGTCATGAATTTAATCCCAAATGTATGGATCCATTAGATTTGAGAGATGTTGGGGAAATTGGTGgggtttatttttcattgtgtgaAGCAGTTATTCCTGGTTGAATTGAAGTGTTTACAAGGTTTGCAAGGCATATAGTGTCTTAATTAAAAGCATGATTTCTGGCGTAGCCTGAATGGGTTCAAATCCAGATTCTGCTACTTTACTGATTCAACCTGGGTGAATTTTTACATTCCTCTGTGCCCCAGCTTTCTGACCTATCAAGGGGGATAGTGATACTGACTTAGCTCTTAGAGTTATGTGAGGATTAGTGCACGGAAGTATGTAAAACAGTAACTGGAATTTAGCCTTCAATATATGTTAGCTACTTATTATCCTTGTTTTGTTGGGGAGGAAATATGACTCAAAGCAGGGTGGATAAGCTGGGGAACAGCTTGAGGTAGACGGGGAAAGAGAGTATGAAATCCTGGGAATGCTACACTCACACCTTAGAACAACACAGAAAAGGTTCAACCCTGGGAAGCAGGAAGGACAGAGGTGATTCTCTAGCTCTGGGAGCTGAGTCCCGGGAACAGCACGGGtcctgaaagagagagaaagtagcaAAGgaactcatttatttaaaaatgttctcataATTGCACTCGGCTGATCAATCCTTCTTCTTTGCAGTACAAAAATATCTATTACTGGAATGTTATCCTTTTAATAATTGTCTCCCTTTTAAAGCTGACATCTGAGCTCAGGGCAGGGTCTGAGCCGCGTAGTAGGTATCCTTAGTGCCTGAGACAATCCCTGACACTACAGCCTGAATAAATACAATTTCCGTTTTTGCAAAAGGAGAAATATGGGAAAACCTTTTTACAACACCATAAAATTGTAGATTTAATTGATGAGAAACCACTGTTAACAATTCTGTAGTATATTTCATTAAATACAAATGTTTACATTCCTAGCTGGAAAAGTAATAAACGGAATCAAAATATAAACCACAAACTAGGGAAAATGCTAAATCAAATGTCAGCAAAGCGTTAAGATTCTTATGTATAGAGCATGCataaaaatcagtgaggaaaacaCCAAAACCCTAGAGATAATAGACAGTAGATAATTTTTACAATGATTAGCCAAATCATGTGAAAAAAAGTTCAATAACCTCAGAAATTGGAGTAATAGAAaccaaaaattaacaagatagaTTTTCAACTGAGCATTTGGCAGTATTGAAAAAAAGGTCTAGCAAAGGGGAATGTGAGATGAATTGTTACAACTATATAAAGAAATCATATGCAACTCCTTAAAtactttcatcattttaaaaatagcagtatCGATATATTTtgtaacaaaaatataattaaacaatatcatttcaaaatcatttctgGTATTTAAGAATACACACactaagaaacaaagcaaagtggCATTaggttcttggttttggcttaggtggtgatcttggggtcctgagatggagctgccccctctcccaaccccctccttcaggcttgttcagcagggagtccccTTCagattctccccttccctctccctctgcccctccctctgcctgtggtctctctctctctctctctctctctctctctttctctctctctctgtctctctaaaataaaaaaataaatcttaaacatttttcaaaaaaagaaagaaagaaaacaagaagttgAGACCTAAAAGCAGCCTCAGAAAGATCAGAGGGGCCTCAGAGGTCCCCCAACccatcaaaaattagttgacaCTTTTTCTCAAAGAAATGGTGCCACACACAGACATAGGCAACTTCCTTCAGGGGGTTCAGAATTAAGAAGGGTGAGTGCCAAGAACAGAGGGTGACTGGCCTCCTCACATTCTCCCCAATCTTTtaatcctcccctcccccaaaccttcACCCCAACCAGGACGCCCTCCACCTCCCTTCCCAGGTCTCCAACCACCTGCCTAGTGTTCCCTCCACCTGGAGCTCctgagcccccctcccctctccctcaggGGCCACCAAGGATGCCAGATGTCCCCTCCTGtgtcctccccccacacccaccctcccAACCCATCCCCCACATCCAGGCCCACAGCCCAGCTCACACtcattctctgtcccctcccttcacagtgcacccctcccacgaTCCCCACAGTTCCACACAGACACACTACAGTGTCCCCACTGTCACACATGGACACACTACACTGTCCCCATTGTCACACATGGACACACTACACTGTCCCCAtattcacacacagacacaccacacTGTCCCCATAGTCACACACGGACACACTACACTGTCCCCAtagtcacacacagacacactacaCTCTCCACAGTCACACACGGACACAACCACACAATCACAACCATACATTCCCCGCAGTCACACAGACAGACCACACTGTCCCCACAGTCACACACAGACATACCACGGTGTCCCCACAATCACACACAGTCCCACTACACTGTCCCCATAGTCACACAGACACACCACAGTGTCCCCACAGTTACACACA from Ursus arctos isolate Adak ecotype North America unplaced genomic scaffold, UrsArc2.0 scaffold_31, whole genome shotgun sequence includes the following:
- the LOC113243775 gene encoding DLA class II histocompatibility antigen, DR-1 beta chain isoform X2, with the protein product MVCLCFLGGSWMPALTLILMVLSPPLAWARDTPPHFLEQVKFECHFTNGTERVRLLVRDIYNGQENVRFDSDVGEFRAVTELGRPDAEYWNQQKDFMEQTRAAVDTYCRHNYGVSDSFLVRRQAEPTVTMYPTKTRPLQHHNLLVCSVNGFYPGHLEVRWFRNGQEEEAGVVSTGLIRNGDWTFQTLVMLETVPQSGEVYTCQVEHPSLMNPVTVEWRARSDSAQSKMLSGIGGFVLGLLFLVVGLFLYFRNQKGHSGLQPTGLLS
- the LOC113243775 gene encoding DLA class II histocompatibility antigen, DR-1 beta chain isoform X1 produces the protein MVCLCFLGGSWMPALTLILMVLSPPLAWARDTPPHFLEQVKFECHFTNGTERVRLLVRDIYNGQENVRFDSDVGEFRAVTELGRPDAEYWNQQKDFMEQTRAAVDTYCRHNYGVSDSFLVRRQAEPTVTMYPTKTRPLQHHNLLVCSVNGFYPGHLEVRWFRNGQEEEAGVVSTGLIRNGDWTFQTLVMLETVPQSGEVYTCQVEHPSLMNPVTVEWRARSDSAQSKMLSGIGGFVLGLLFLVVGLFLYFRNQKGHSGLQPTGNALSSSLEIDLAFLEQVVKVKDRNNGKDFGSDL